A genomic stretch from Anabrus simplex isolate iqAnaSimp1 chromosome 2, ASM4041472v1, whole genome shotgun sequence includes:
- the LOC136864477 gene encoding probable basic-leucine zipper transcription factor Q has product MVRVKQSLPRFYKPLDLRFSLQQQQQQREEEKEEMLLTPPPMQSFPQVQTLLDLSCGSLQQRQQHYQEEEMSLDLSCNGSLRQQELQTTPPLRSRVHPQQQQQQQQQQQQRDEEKEMLPTPPPMQSFPQVQTLLDLSCGSLQQRQQHYQEEEMLLDLSCNGSLRQQSCRPHHHFVVEFKFSSSSIRRRKRRRWTAVYSRRRRRWNAVYGRRRRSCTIVQL; this is encoded by the coding sequence ATGGTACGAGTGAAGCAGAGCTTGCCGCGATTCTATAAACCTCTGGACTTGAGGTTTAGCCttcagcagcaacagcagcagcgggaggaggagaaggaggagatgtTGCTTACACCACCACCGATGCaaagctttcctcaagtccaaacactattggacttgagctgtggtagccttcagcagcgacagcaacattaccaggaggaggagatgtcgttggacttgagctgtaacggtagcctgcgacagcaggagttgcagactacaccaccacttcgtagtagagttcaccctcagcagcagcagcaacaacagcagcaacagcagcagcggGACGAGgagaaggagatgttgcctacaccaccaccgatgcagagctttcctcaagtccaaacactattggacttgagctgtggtagccttcagcagcgacagcaacattaccaggaggaggagatgctgttggacttgagctgtaacggtagccTGCGACAGcagagttgcagaccacaccaccacttcgtagtagagttcaagttcagcagcagcagcatcaggagaaggaagaggaggagatggactgcagtttacagcaggaggaggaggagatggaATGCAGTTTAcggcaggaggaggaggagctgcacaatagttcaattgtaa